In one Gallus gallus isolate bGalGal1 chromosome 20, bGalGal1.mat.broiler.GRCg7b, whole genome shotgun sequence genomic region, the following are encoded:
- the RPESL gene encoding somatomedin-B and thrombospondin type-1 domain-containing protein, with the protein MPRCPGRAAALPPPPPPPPALLLLLLLLLPAPRPAAAGCAALGLCCPGRTPSCRSTGWRPDGSYGPCYCDQACEHTLDCCHDYSQACPVIPCVVSQWSAWSGCAEPCKTTYRVRRRHIIQEPRNGGEACPALEERAGCVEYWTEQGTECKQSLIPAFITTGGFGKARKKRAATDGRERVGYCVEFQLVAITQGCLHSHHSYTHWMQYLREGHTVCVECQHPALDSESLHCYGDGSGSQRNQLLHWQAVGNPRCSGTWKRIRQLDTCSCPSVHSFLFI; encoded by the exons ATGCCGCGCTGCCCCGGCCGTgccgccgcgctgccgccgccaccaccaccaccaccagcactgctcctcctcctcctcctcctcctcccggcTCCGcgtcccgccgccgccggctgTGCcgccctggggctgtgctgcccggGCCGCACCCCGTCCTGTCGCAGCACCGGCTGGCGGCCCGACGGCTCCTACGGGCCGTGCTACTGCGACCAGGCGTGCGAGCACACCCTCGACTGCTGCCACGATTACTCCCAGGCCTGCCCAG TTATCCCCTGTGTTGTATCTCAGTGGAGCGCCTGGAGTGGCTGTGCAGAGCCCTGCAAGACGACGTATCGCGTCCGGAGGAGGCACATCATCCAGGAGCCCCGGAATGGAGGAGAGGCATGTCCTGCCCTGGAGGAGAGGGCTGGCTGCGTCGAGTACTGGACTGAGCAAGGAACAGAGTGTAAACAGTCCCTGA TCCCTGCGTTTATAACAACAGGAGGGtttggaaaagcaaggaaaaaaagagctgcaaCCGATGGCCGTGAAAGAGTGGG GTACTGCGTGGAGTTCCAGCTCGTGGCCATCACGCAGGGCTGCCTGCACAGTCACCACTCATACACTCACTGGATGCAGTATCTCAGGGAGGGCCACACCGTCTGCGTGGAGTGTCAGCACCCGGCCTTAGACTCTGAGAGTCTGCATTGCTATGGGGATGGCAGTGGAAGCCAAAG GAATCAGCTGTTGCACTGGCAGGCAGTGGGGAACCCTCGATGCAGTGGAACATGGAAGAGAATTCGCCAGCTGGACACTTGCTCCTGTCCTTCTGTTCACAGCTTCTTGTTCATTTAA